In one Echinicola marina genomic region, the following are encoded:
- a CDS encoding sensor histidine kinase, whose translation MENQEITNYILLALILVMVLTIIIIVSIEYMRKKVMNEKMLNAELKLKHQTELLHTVIRSQEEERRRVSDALHDDIGSKLTTLKLSLHQLFSSGEHGKLGEELLGLSEKVVDRTREISHAYSPLIVEKFGLEAGLEELVADLIQGEKPQVYLQFDFDESRLDKETRLILFRICQELLNNTLKHANAQNLSMSLSTKGDVLVFIYTDDGRGMDIESNSSGIGMLNIRNRVEMMQGQMDMESSVGTGLKITIKKTYHG comes from the coding sequence ATGGAAAATCAGGAGATAACCAATTATATATTATTGGCACTGATACTGGTAATGGTACTGACCATTATCATCATTGTTTCCATAGAATATATGCGAAAGAAGGTAATGAATGAAAAAATGTTGAATGCAGAGCTTAAGCTTAAGCATCAGACAGAGCTTTTGCATACTGTCATCCGTTCGCAGGAAGAAGAACGCAGGAGGGTTTCTGATGCCTTGCATGATGATATAGGTTCCAAATTAACCACTTTAAAACTGAGTTTGCATCAGCTTTTTTCCTCAGGTGAGCATGGTAAATTGGGTGAAGAACTTTTGGGGCTGTCCGAAAAGGTAGTGGACAGAACCCGGGAAATATCCCATGCCTACTCTCCTTTGATTGTTGAAAAGTTTGGTTTGGAAGCAGGTTTGGAAGAATTGGTAGCGGATTTAATTCAAGGGGAAAAACCACAAGTGTATCTTCAATTTGATTTCGATGAATCAAGATTGGATAAGGAAACACGCTTGATTTTATTCAGGATTTGCCAAGAACTGCTCAACAATACATTAAAACATGCCAATGCCCAGAATTTAAGCATGTCATTAAGTACAAAGGGAGATGTCTTGGTGTTTATCTATACAGATGACGGCAGGGGAATGGACATTGAAAGTAATTCCTCTGGCATTGGGATGCTAAATATCCGGAATAGGGTAGAGATGATGCAGGGACAAATGGATATGGAAAGTAGTGTAGGCACTGGGCTCAAGATTACCATAAAAAAAACATATCATGGGTAA